Proteins from a genomic interval of Oncorhynchus nerka isolate Pitt River linkage group LG13, Oner_Uvic_2.0, whole genome shotgun sequence:
- the LOC115139151 gene encoding calmodulin-1 — protein sequence MADQLTEEQIAEFKEAFSLFDKDGDGTITTKELGTVMRSLGQNPTEAELQDMINEVDADGNGTIDFPEFLTMMARKMKDTDSEEEIREAFRVFDKDGNGYISAAELRHVMTNLGEKLTDEEVDEMIREADIDGDGQVNYEEFVQMMTAK from the exons ATG GCCGATCAGCTAACAGAGGAACAGATTGCAG AGTTCAAAGAGGCGTTCTCCTTATTCGACAAGGATGGTGACGGCACTATCACGACCAAAGAGCTGGGCACCGTGATGAGGTCACTGGGACAGAACCCCACAGAGGCGGAGCTGCAGGACATGATCAATGAGGTCGACGCTGACG GCAACGGCACCATTGACTTCCCGGAGTTCCTGACCATGATGGCCAGAAAAATGAAGGACACGGACAGTGAGGAGGAGATCCGTGAAGCCTTTAGGGTATTCGACAAG gACGGAAACGGCTACATCAGTGCTGCAGAGCTCCGCCACGTCATGACAAACCTGGGGGAGAAGTTAACAGACGAGGAGGTAGACGAGATGATCAGAGAAGCAGACATTGATGGAGACGGACAGGTCAACTATGAAG agTTTGTACAGATGATGACTGCAAAGTGA